The window GGTTGCAGATGCAGTACGTGTTCGAACCGGAGAATCCGGCTTGAAATCTATCACGTAGCGTAAGCCCATCACCAGACTGCAGCAAATTTCAACCAACAACAACAGGGAACGATGGTTATCCGCCGTTCTCTGCCAGGAGATACAAATGGGTAAAGCACAGAAAGCCGTTCAGTGGGATCCCACTGACATAAAACAAAAACTCCTTGAAAAGTATCCGCCCAAGGTTGCCAGAAAACGTGCCAAGCAGATACTTATCAACGAAGCACAGGAAAACACCACGCCGGAGATTACCGCCAACGTGCGAACCATTCCGGGTATCATCACTATGCGTGGCTGCACCTACGCCGGCTGTAAGGGCGTTATCATGGGCCCCACCAGCGACATCGTCAATCTGGTCCATGGACCGATCGGCTGCAGCTTCTACGCCTGGCTGACCAGACGAAACCAGAGCGATGCCTCAGGCCATGAGAACGCCAACTTCATCAACTACTGCATGTCCACGGACATGCAGGACTCAGACATCATCTTTGGTGGTGAAAAGAAGCTTGAACTTGCCATTCAGGAGGCATATGACACTTTTCACCCCAAGGCTATCGCAATTTTCGCAACCTGCCCTGTGGGTCTGATCGGTGACGATATTCATGCGGTTGCAAGGAAGATGAAAGAAAAGTTTGGAGACTGTAACGTTTTTGCCTTCAGTTGCGAGGGGTACAAAGGTGTTTCACAGTCCGCCGGCCACCATATCGCCAACAACCAGGTATTTACTCATCTGGTCGGCAAGAGCGAACAGGAAAAGACCGATAAATACAAGATCAACCTCCTGGGCGAGTACAACATCGGCGGTGACGGCTTCGAAATCGACAGAATTTTGAAAAAATGCGGCATCACCAATATCGCCACGTTCTCTGGTAACTCCACCTACGACCAGTTCGCTTCAGCCAACCAGGCTGACCTGAGTTGCGTCATGTGTCACCGCTCCATCAACTATGTGGCGGACATGCTGGAGACCAAATACGGCATCCCCTGGATTAAGGTGAATTTTATCGGCGCCGAGGCGACCGCTAAATCTCTCAGGAAAATTGGCGCCTATTTCGCCGACCAGGAGCTGGTTGACAAAATCGAAGAGGTTATCGCTGAAGAGATGCCAAGCGTAAAAGCCATCTGTGAGGATGTTCTGCCACGCACCACCGGCAAGACCGCCATGCTGTTCGTCGGCGGATCGCGCGCCCATCATTACCAGGAACTGTTCAGTGAGATGGGCATGAAGACGCTCTCTGCCGGTTACGAGTTCGCCCATCGCGATGACTATGAAGGCCGGGAAGTCATTCCCAACCTGAAAGTTGATGCAGACAGCCGTAACATTGAAGAGATCGAAGTCTCGGCAGATCCCGAACTCTTTAAACCACGTAAGAGTGAAGAAGAGTTGAAAGCGCTTGAAAAATCCGGTTTTGAGTTCAAGGAATATGAAGGCCTTATCCCCGATATGGACAAGGACACCTTGATCATTGATGATCTCAACCAGTATGAGGCCGAAAAACTCGTAGAGCTGTTAAAGCCGGATATTTTCTGTGCAGGCATCAAGGAGAAGTTCTCCATCCAGAAGCTTGGAATTCCGATGAAGCAGCTGCACAGCTATGACTCCGGCGGGCCATACGCAGGTTTCAAAGGGGCGATAAATTTCTATCAGGAAATCGACCGCCTGGTTACCAGCAAGGTCTGGAGCTACATGAAGGCTCCCTGGGAAGAGAATCCCGAGCTGTCAGCTACTTACGTCTGGGAATAATAGAAAAATTGTCTTTTCGTCCAATCTCTTCGTTGTGCTGATGAATTTTATCCTCGACATATAAAGCATATGTCTGCGGGAAAATTCCTCAGCACGCCTCGACCTTGAACGAAAATCCTAATTTTTCGTGGAACTAAGAGAATCACGAATAGGTACTCACATGTTACTACGACATACACCAAAAGAAGTTACAGAGCGTAAGGCTCTGACAATCAATCCGGCAAAGACCTGCCAGCCGATTGGTGCCATGTATGCAGCACTCGGCATTAAGGGCTGCTTGCCGCATAGTCACGGTTCCCAGGGCTGTTGTGCCTACCATAGATCTACCCTGACCAGGCATTATAAAGAGCCGATCTCAGCCGCGACAAGTTCCTTTACCGAGGGTGCATCAGTTTTTGGCGGCCAGGCGAACCTGCTGCAGGCTATCAATAATATCTTTACCGTTTACGAGCCTGAAGTAATCGCTGTTCACACCACCTGCCTCTCCGAAACCATTGGTGACGACCTGCCGCAGATCTTCGACAAGGCGATCAAGGAGAAAAAGGTTCCGGAAGGCAAGACGGTTCTGGGTGCTCCCACCCCAAGTTATGTCGGCTCACATGTAACCGGCTTTTCCAACATGGTCAAAGCCATGGCGG of the Desulfosediminicola ganghwensis genome contains:
- the nifD gene encoding nitrogenase molybdenum-iron protein alpha chain, which gives rise to MGKAQKAVQWDPTDIKQKLLEKYPPKVARKRAKQILINEAQENTTPEITANVRTIPGIITMRGCTYAGCKGVIMGPTSDIVNLVHGPIGCSFYAWLTRRNQSDASGHENANFINYCMSTDMQDSDIIFGGEKKLELAIQEAYDTFHPKAIAIFATCPVGLIGDDIHAVARKMKEKFGDCNVFAFSCEGYKGVSQSAGHHIANNQVFTHLVGKSEQEKTDKYKINLLGEYNIGGDGFEIDRILKKCGITNIATFSGNSTYDQFASANQADLSCVMCHRSINYVADMLETKYGIPWIKVNFIGAEATAKSLRKIGAYFADQELVDKIEEVIAEEMPSVKAICEDVLPRTTGKTAMLFVGGSRAHHYQELFSEMGMKTLSAGYEFAHRDDYEGREVIPNLKVDADSRNIEEIEVSADPELFKPRKSEEELKALEKSGFEFKEYEGLIPDMDKDTLIIDDLNQYEAEKLVELLKPDIFCAGIKEKFSIQKLGIPMKQLHSYDSGGPYAGFKGAINFYQEIDRLVTSKVWSYMKAPWEENPELSATYVWE